The genome window TGCAGCGGAGTTTCGATCTCGTAGATGCGGTTGAAGTTTTCCAAAGACATTGgctttgaatcaagattggtacaattatattgtattttatattcgcttatttaatttttataaccGATATTGTACTAGTCGAATTTCTcacaaataacgagagtctcgttattatatattttgtaatacattttataaaaagtgaacctagttcctacatATTGATTGTCATATCTTATTTGTACACAAGATAACAATATATAGTCATCAAGTATAAACACACACATTTTACATTCAAGATTAAGTAGTCCATTCACAAAAAGCTCTTGTCTGATCATCTACAACCTTTCCATTTCTTGATCATCTAAATGGGAATGATGCATTTCCCATAACTCTTGAACACAAATGGATATTTCATCAAACGGTAGAGTTTTCTTAATGGAAATCGATCTAGCTTATTTTCGAAGGGAAAAGAGCGCTTTCAGTATCATCTTCTAAATTCAAAATCTCATCATCATCGAGATTCATGGAGTGATGGCAATCATTGGGTGAAGATGACTTGTTAGCTTTCGGTGGTTGATGTTGATCAAACAACCTCTTTAGTTGCTTCGCTTGTTCTTCTATTCTCATTTGTAAGCTCCTTTGAATCTGAAGTTAGATCAGATTGATTTTCAATATCAAAACTCAAAGTCTGTTcttcaaatttttataaaaaagttaAGATAAAACTAGAATTTACCTCTAATTGTTCATGAAGTTGCCTTTGTACAGCAAGTTGCATTTGTAGTGCATCCTTAAATTGCATGCCTCTGATGAACAAGTCAGTTTCAGATCAAAAACAATAAATTTATGTCAACTTTTTGACAAATTAAAGtgaagaaattaaaaagaaacaaaacaaTCCAAATTTAAGacataaaaaaaaagaatattacGTTATATTTTCGATTTGTGACATGGTATCGATACTAGTTCTCTTCTCAGAATTTCCTACACAACAAAAACAttatcaaaacaaaaataaaatttattTCTAGTGCATAAAATCTTATGaatcattttatcatgaaaaaTAAAGTGTTAAtacattttaatttttttgtaaacATATAAAACAACAATGATTTAAAAACTATAATGCAACACCATGATTTGACAAAGTTCTTTGTACCTTTTGCAGATTCTGGTAAGTATTTTGCTATTCTATATTTCTGCAATATAAATAGAAATCAGTCACAATAAAAAATCTGCAAAAAAACTTACTAAATAGAAGCAAATTTGCTCCATAATAACTAGTACCTGTAAATGACTTTTCACATGAAAAATTGTTAACCCTTCTGAGTCCATCAGTTTCAGTATCGCCTTTGGCGTCGCCTCTAGTAAGAAAGTTAGTAAATCTCAAAAGATTAACGAAAATTCTAATACACATAAAGGGTAAAAGGCAATTATACAATAAGCGCATACTTTCAGCACCGCCTAAGCAATTCACACACTCCACAAACCGATCATGGAGATCTTGAGTCCATCTGATTCGTGTTTTACTCGGGACAACACTAACAGGATTTGTATTGTTAAACGAAAGTGGAGCCGAAGGTGGTCTAGAATGACCTAATTGTGCCTGCCCACAAAAATACACATCAATTTTATCAATCATCACGACGTTGGTTAAACGTACTTCTCTCTATTTTCATCATACTCCTTGAAAACATTAAATCAAGAGCGCTTTTTTCGTCTTTTAGTGTGAAAAGAGAAAATATTACAACTATTTTATCATAAAGTAGATTGAAATACAAGATCAAAATGTTAAAAACTTACAACAGGATCCGGATTTCCATTGTAACAAATAGCGGGTGGTGATTGTCTCCAATCAGAAACATCAGATTCTTCAAGTAATTTTCTCTTTAGCTCCCTAATCTGATCTTTTTCAGATTGATTAACGACCGTCATCTTGTATGATGATCTATCATAAGAACTGAAGTACCTAGTTTCAATATTGGGGTGCATAAAATAACTAGATTTCGTCTGGGGTGCAGAAGAAACATCTGTTTCTTCATTAAAAGATCTATGAACACCATTTTGAGAAAACCCTAAATATCTTTCCGTCGCTAAAAGTGCAGAAGCTGGTGATCCAATTTGTTCCATGATTGTTTTACTACAAGATGGAGTTTGTTGTCGGTAACATATCATccgttgttgctgttgttgttgttgttgatgatgttgttgttgttgcggttgaTCTTCTGGTTCTTGCTGGTTAATGATTTCTGATGGTAAAATAGCAACTTGCCATGGTTGTTGTGAACCACCAAATTCTCTAATTTTTAGATTGTAAACCATTTCTTGGTTACAACCCATCTTGATCAAAAAATGAAACAAAAAGAAGCTTTTCTCGATCAAAACTTGCCGCGATTTGAAATAAAGTCTTTCGATCAAGATTCAAGATAAGAACACGAAGAATACGAAGAAAAAAGTTTGaagaataaaaaaacaaaaaacaaaatataGGTGTTGTTGTAATGCTAAAAGGAGTATGTGCATTACATTAATTATGAAGACAATGGAAGTCACCTCGACACTTGCATATATATTATTCCCAGAAGAAAAAAATATCAACATCCATATATCGATGATTCCAACTTATTTAAAATTCAATTGACATGTTTATACAAAACAATTCTTTGGCTGTGCTGTCTTCATAATAATTTAAGTGATAAATAAATCAAATAAATATTGTCTTTTGCATGATTCATCGTGTGGTGGATAAAAAATTATATACTATCGAAGGAAATAAAGGGCAAATAAGTTTCAAGAGCCGATTGATGTATGATTCCGGAAATTTGATTTAATATAATTTGTAATTTACGAGATAATAAGGGAATATTAGAGCCGGCAtctaatttattttaatatataacagGTGAATTTTAGCATATATTCATATCCATCTTCATATTTACATTTTATTCCAAAGCACAAATTCAATAAGAATAAGCAAATCTTTAAGTGTGTTAGGTTGAACTGAATCAACTTGATGTACTTGAGATAAAATAGAGTACAAAGAGgaatttgatttgattttttagGTTAAATATACAGAATAACAACTTATTTATATTAAATCTCATTTTAGTGCTAGTCTAATTGTGTTGGTATTAGATTTTATGGTGACAATTATACTGTTGATTACTTAATTAGAGCATCAACAACGCGACCTCTAACGTCACCCCATAACATATACTACTTTTCTTTTCGAGATCAAGTTTTTTAACTTTGCGATGGTTTAACCTAACTATCAAGATTAAGTCGAAACGTCTTACATGATAAGTTGGTAAAGTTGTGTTGATTAGTTAAGTAAAGCTAAGTTACACTCAGTACTCCATGTAGTAAATTTTTAATGAAGGTTAATCAAATGTATTTGAATTTGTTTTTACAAACATGTGGTCATTTTCAATAATGGAGACACTTCTTGACATAGGGAAATCTAATCCAAAAGCTGGAACCCAACTTGTTGATAAAAAAAGAGACTAGGCATTCGAACATATCAGCATTCGAACATATCTTTTATAATATTGCTAACAGGAAGAGAAAAAGCAGACTAGATGGAATAGGATCTAGTTGGGGTACTTGTGATGTAAGTTATCATATACACATTCAATGTTGTTTTAACATATTGAATATATATCTTGTTACCAACTGGcgttttaattatatttttagaaTACGCTAGTTGGTAACAAGATATATATTTAATATGTTTATCGTATCTCTCCTAAGGGGGATGGGCTTAGAGATGAGAGGGATGGAAGATTAAAGCACTACAACTTACACGAACTAGCACATTAGAAAGACACGTAACAAtgttatttttagaaatttttatatATAGCTATTTTATATGCGATTGGTTTCCTATTTCTCACAAAATATAAAGCATGGAGATCGTCACATTATAAATAAGTGGACTTTCATTGACAGACGAATTCTTTGCATATCTGATGCAAGAGCATCCAACACGATAAACCAAACCAGACTCGAACGCGTGGGCAACCCGTATTAGAAGGTGACGATTCATTTGGAAGAGATCAAAACCATATCTGAATTTAAATTTCCTACTCTTTAGAATTTGTTTCCTATTTTCATGGCTTGTGGTTATATATTGGGGATTATTAGATGGCTTTTGATTTGAAAATTGACATTGTAAATCGGGTATTTGAGACTTAGGTCATGTTTGCCTTAGCTTTTCAAAACAAATTATATTTTTTGTGGAAAAGTTAATAAGTCACAATGACAATGGAGGGACTTATTGACTTTTCCCCTCACATGATAATTTATGCCAAacaccttttaacttttcaaaaaatcaataagttaataagtcactaaaataagcaatcccaaacatcCCCTTAGAGACAACCATCTGACTCGAACCTTTGGGTTTAAAGTCTTTGAATATAATCAATAGTTTTTTTAGTTACTTGATCACTTTCGTATTTGCATCAATATCGGTGGTGAAAATAAAAGTGTCAGCAATCCGTCCGTGAAGGTTCGTGGGGAAAGTGGGCATGGGGTGTCTACTCTAACAGTGATATGCCGGTGA of Helianthus annuus cultivar XRQ/B chromosome 1, HanXRQr2.0-SUNRISE, whole genome shotgun sequence contains these proteins:
- the LOC110867609 gene encoding protein PHOSPHATE STARVATION RESPONSE 1, whose amino-acid sequence is MGCNQEMVYNLKIREFGGSQQPWQVAILPSEIINQQEPEDQPQQQQHHQQQQQQQQRMICYRQQTPSCSKTIMEQIGSPASALLATERYLGFSQNGVHRSFNEETDVSSAPQTKSSYFMHPNIETRYFSSYDRSSYKMTVVNQSEKDQIRELKRKLLEESDVSDWRQSPPAICYNGNPDPVAQLGHSRPPSAPLSFNNTNPVSVVPSKTRIRWTQDLHDRFVECVNCLGGAEKATPKAILKLMDSEGLTIFHVKSHLQKYRIAKYLPESAKGNSEKRTSIDTMSQIENITGMQFKDALQMQLAVQRQLHEQLEIQRSLQMRIEEQAKQLKRLFDQHQPPKANKSSSPNDCHHSMNLDDDEILNLEDDTESALFPSKIS